A single genomic interval of Spinacia oleracea cultivar Varoflay chromosome 6, BTI_SOV_V1, whole genome shotgun sequence harbors:
- the LOC110792484 gene encoding uncharacterized protein, giving the protein MAGIIRSSFSFIVGTVCGVYVAQNYNVPNMKKLADTGMAMFRHLEQTYRKPKKPGDDQ; this is encoded by the coding sequence ATGGCGGGTATAATAAGATCGAGCTTCTCCTTCATAGTTGGAACAGTATGCGGTGTATATGTGGCCCAGAATTACAACGTCCCCAACATGAAGAAGCTCGCTGATACTGGGATGGCAATGTTCAGGCATCTCGAGCAAACTTATCGCAAGCCCAAGAAGCCTGGGGACGATCAGTAA